The window aagaatttaaattacatttttattttaaatcaagaaaatagttttaaaaattctagtatttttaggGCTAATTTAATTTACCAAGTGAAATGGAAATATTAAGCATTTTAGGtagcaaaaaaaattaagaaattaaaatacgtttactcgaaataaaatattttaacaattattttatgacttaattaattaaattaagtaatatttaatcaatGATAGAATGTGAATTGTAGGACTcttaataaaagaatatatatgttaattttgaaaattaagcaTTTAATCCTTTAATTTGGGATATAATATCttataatgaattttatgtcataattagtttaattaaatagtatttaaattggattaagattttgagtattttatttaacaattttcaaaaaataaatgataaataataaataaataaataaatatgggaGATATTAACCTTTTGAATTGGggatttaaaatttgtaaatttggcacctaatctttttaaattaaagggaGAGATTTTTAGTGcatgtttaaatatttgattagaTTTTCGATCTACCTAAAACACCTAATAAATCTATAAGAAAGAGTCCTAAGTCTACCTTGTTCAAAAGGTATACAACTCTCGGCCACATCTTATACACCAAGAACACACACAAAACACCCATAGTTGACCGAGAATTTCCCTTAGGGTAGGAGGAAAAGTTTTGGTCTTCTTCCATTAAAACCTCCAACCGATCACTCCCACAATATTACTTGATTAGTTTAGCCACTTTCTGGCAAGAAAAACGCAGCACAACGCCCTCAGATCGCCACCGCTTTCCCCACGACGATATTTGACGATTCGAGCTTTAAAAACACAAAGGCATGTCTAAACCCTTCTTTGACGCATCCATcatgttatatattgatatttgatGATAAAAGTGCATGAGAAACAATTTTATATGGCTGCATATGAATCAAAAAGGTTTTAAATAGATTTTGGACATTTATGCTTGGAACTCACGTAATCTTCCAAATCTTGGTGGCGTGTGCTTCGGTTAGGCTTCTGGACGTGCTGCTGCTGTATGGGTATGATGTGGAGTGTGTTTAGACATGGTTAAGTGATCTGGTAAGGGTTAGAAAGGACCTGGAGAGACAGCACAGCCGCTGGAAATGAATAGGGCCTGTGCGattcttttttttgttgttgcatGCGTACAGGGCTGTAGGCTTCGGCCTTATGGTTGTAGTCAGGGGCTGGGTTTGGGCTCTTGGATATGGTCTAGGCAGTCCCTAAGGGTCCTAGTATTATCCTAGTTTGGGTGGTTTAGGGTATGGTTGTCTAGGGAAAGCGCTGGAAACAGAAACACTACAGCTGCGCAGGTGCATGTAAGGGGCTGTAGGTGGTTTGCTTGTGCGGTTCAGTGCATGGGCTGGTTAGGGGCTGTTGGCTATGGTCTGGGGATGTCTTAGGCTCCTAGGGTTAGCCTAGATGTGGTGGTTCATGGGCTAGAGTGACAGCAAGAAGGCTTGAACCAGAAACTCGAAAGTTCCACAGAATTGGCCTCACATGAGGGGCTGTCACGTTTCTGATTTTTGTGGGAATTAGGCGATAGTACTGAGTAAAAAGGGGCTTAACCATGGTCTTATGTTATGTCTAAGGGTCGAGTCTAGGGCTTGGTTCGGGTTCCATTCGAGTCGGTTTAAGCGTGAAGTCGCTAGAAGCGCATATGGGTCGTAGCGCGTTTCCTTGGGACAGCTTTGTTTTCTATGGATCGTAGGTTGTTGTAAGTTGGTTCGATCATTGTTTGGGGATATTTTAGGCTTTTTTACAGTAGGTTAGGGTGTTTGCTAAGTATGGTTCGAGTCCTGAGTCGTTCGGTAAGTCGTaggctattttaattaattcgggaGTCGCATGCGTATGTTTGGATTTTGTGCTAAGTTTagtgatttaaattttaagattACGGCAGCAAGTCCAGGGTGTTCCAACGAAGTCCACAATGTTCATGAATATGTAtcacgtgcaaaataattattttttagctatgcgatttgtcttgtggccaaattatgttatgggattgaaaagcggtaaagtatgaccggggacctctccactcggtaaagtatgaccgcggatttatgtatgtgggagtggacatccggtcgaaaggctgtggtgatccctgccagccaagtactgtggtttaagtttgatcaaacgatttatgtgtaTGGGCCACTCgcattgaacagaactctacgcaaaattatttacgtctatgattatgcatgacaattatgaaaatatgatttttacgaAATTGTTTATGCAATAAAGTcgcgttatacatatttatgcctataatattttatgtacaagctaagtttaaattacatggatttttattacgtattattcgttattcACGGTTTacgcatgctgagtcattagactcactagacttgatcgatgcagatgatgtagttgaggagacaggaggcggTGACCAGTGAACAGGCTCGGGCCAGTGGCCGTGCAAACCCGATGACCTtttagtttaaattatattattacgcaggttttttttaaattatttactctGACTTTTGATTTAGTAGGATTGGTAAtaagcaaattaaatttataattttgttagactatttttaaattaattaatatattttttggattttaggattaattagatgttgttgatttattttaaatgatagagttttaatattaattttattttagtatgagTAGTGACcgttaagttattttaagagctatacttttaataaataatttaacaaaaaaaattttaaatttttccgcaaatgttaaagtattagtattttaagaATCGGTTCGTAACATGCGGTGTCAGCTGAAGTGACTCATAGTTAAGCACATGCGAAAGATTCGATATGTTcttccgcagcatggagacgtggagcACATTATGAACTCCAGTCAGATTCGACGGTAATGCAACTCTTTACGCAAGTGTCTCcactctctctaggatctcgaACAGTCTGATGAATATGGGgctgagcttgcccttcttcccgaacctcatcacacctttcatcggtgcaaccttcacgaaaacatgatccCCTACTGCAAACTCAAGAACTCGTCGTTTCTGATCAGCATAAATCTTCTGAAGGCTCTATGTACTCTTCATCCTGTCCCGAATCTTGCCCACTAACTCTACTGTATGTCTGACAAtatccggacccaactctgctcgctCTCCTATCTCGTCCCAATAAactggcgacctacactttcttcAATGCAGTGCCTTGTATGGAGCCACCTATCGATGCccgaaaactgttgttgtatgtaaactccacaagaggtaacttcggctcctAGCTaccctggaagtcgatcatgcatGCTCGGAGTAGGTCCTCCAGAATCTTAATCACTCTCTCTGagtgaccatctgtctgaggatgaaaagTCGTACTGAACAGTAGATTCGTACCCAACGCCTGATggagactcttccaaaatgcagacatgaacctcggatccctgtctgacacgatagacactggaatcccgtgcagtctgactatctctcggatatgcagctctgcgtactgagtcatggtgaatgtcttcttgatcggtagaaaatgagctgatttagtaagccgatcaacaatcacccagatgacATTAAATCCTTCGGTAGTCCTCGGAAgtcctgtcacaaaatccatggtgatattctcccatttccactcgggaatagggagttgTCTCAACTTCCCTGCATGTCTCTGATGTTATGCCTTGACCTGCTAataagtcaaacactcggagacgAATCATTGAATATCCCGCTTaatgcccggccaccaatacagagtctgtagatccttatacatcttcgtactccctggatggatggagtacggggtgATGTGGGCCTCTCTCAGGATATTTGCTCGAAGTGAATCACTTTTAGGAACCCATAAACGGTCCCTATATCTGACTATGTCCTCGACAACTGTATACAGTCTCTGGCCCTTAGTCTCGTTCCTATGTCTCCACTTCTGGCCCTTAGTCTCGTTCCTCtttctccacttctgtaactgctcgtcAAAAGTCTCCCCTACTCGAATTCAGTCCCTCAGAGTCGAATGTACTATCAGAGTAGCAAGAttcggggcctcgcccctggcataaactgcaagctcaaatctcAGCCTGTAGCGGTCTCTGCATTGACAAATTAGGAATCACTGCGTGCTTCCCGTTCAAAGAGtccgcaaccacattagctttacccggatggtagctaatgtcacgatcataatccttcaccagCTCAAGCCACCTCCTCtgtcgcatattcagctctttctatGTAAATAAGTACTTTAGGCTCTTATGATCTgtgaaaatcctgcacttctccacatacagatagtgtctccTGATTTTCAGGGCAAATACCACTGcagctagctcgaggtcatgagtcggataattcttattatggaccttcaactgtctggacgCATAGGCTATCACTCTGTCCTGCTGCATCAGAACCGCGCCCAAACCTAGCTTCGATGCATATGTATATACCACAAACTCTcattgccctgatggcatagctagaactggtGCAGTGGTCAAAGCCTGCTTCAGTCTGTCAAATCTCTCCTGGCACTCAGATCCCCAgataaacttggcattcttcttcgtcaaggcggtcataggcaccgcaatagaagagaagccctggatgaacttcctgtaatagCCTGCCAATCCCAAGAAGCTACGGATCTCTGTCACGCTCTTAGGAACTgtccaatctctgactgcttccactttgctggggtcgacctctatgccatcttgagatacaatgtggcccaaCAATGCCAACTTGTCCAACGagaactcacacttactgaacttggtATACAACCGTCTATCATGTAAAGTCTACAGTACTGTCCTCATGTGCTGACAGCTATCCTGTAGAGTTTACAGTACTGTCCTCATGTGCTGACAGTGCTCCTCCCagctcttcgaatagatcaggatatcgtcaatgaaaactatgacgaactgatccaagTATGGCTGAAACATGCGATTCATGATTTTCATGAAGATCACTGGCGCGTTCCTCAGgccgaagggcatcaccataaactcatagtgtccGTAACGCGTccggaaggctgtcttatgaacgTCAGTCGCCCTTACTTTCAGCTGGTGGTATCCGGATCGAAGGTCTATCTAAGGTCCgggaatttaattcacgtaacctgaatgcatgcagtctaggattttatattaaattatgtgtttaattatttttatgcattttattcataattcatgcatggtggaatttatttcaagaaattttaaaagttcatgcattagggtttctacatgcatttcgcgctcgaacgaggaacggagaccggagaattgtcaggaaaattatttttactagacgattaatttttattaattaatattaagatcttttaaaggtatttttcaagaaatgggccTTTTTGGGTGATGTTACccgtagaattttttttttattcggtacgcaaattttatcgaatcgagggactttttgagggttcaactaatattttcaaaaactttccaacacgaaatatttttcgggagtgtgtttgaatttaatgggcctacCTTTAAgctttttgggattaaattcttttttaaaCCTTTAAATAACAATTTAGGGCCCATTAGGTTTTTGTTATCTATTTAAATAATGCTAAACATCCTTTTAAACCTAAACCTAAAAGCTATTCAGCCGACACCCTTCCTTTTTCAGACAATTCTCTCGGTTTCCTTCATCAACAACCTCTAGGTGCCTTGGTTTTCACTTgttcttgcaaagaaattcCCCGGCGCCCTCTCGACGTCCGTTCTTGCATCGTTCTTGCGTAGGAATCATCAAAGGCACGCATTGTATTATTCTTTACGCATCATACACGTTTATAAGCAGTTGAATGTGTTCTTGCTCTAAAAGTTTCTATCCAGCCTTGTACCGAAGcatttttgtttctttgtttATGTTCTACCATTCCATAATTGTTGCTCtcgtttttttttcttgaattgaggTGCAAGGGGCTGTGGCTTAGGGCTATTCAGAGGCTGATAGTGGTGTCACGATGGATTCTTGGGTGATAACTGTTCGGCGTTGCTGTACGAGGAGAGATCGAGAGGTTGTTCTTGGTTTTTTTGCTCGGTTGGGGCTGTGGTTTTGGTTTGGGGTGGAACGGGTGGTGCGAGGGTTGGACAAGGATTGGACCAggccctggtgggtctgagtcatggCCTTGGAAGGGCCAACCGCCGCTGGGACCACCGAATGGCCGGCTGCACGCCTTGAAGAGTGGTGTTTGGGTGGTGTGGTGTTGGGGTTTTAGCGATCGTGGCTTGTGGAGGCTGCATTGGGCGGTGGCCGTGGCTCATGTAGGTCCAGTAGGGGCTAGTCTAGGTCTAAGGTAGGCTGGTTCATGGCTGGTACCGTCAGGGTAGGCTAGGGGCGTGAGTTTTGGGAAGAGGAGTGTAATACGGTGCAAAATTAGGAAGGGCCAAGATTTGTGCCATTTTCTGGAATATCAACCGAAGGGTTTTGGCCTTGATGTCACAGTTTTAGGAGCCTTATAGTGTTTTTAAGGTgtgataaaaagttgggaaaattttggttgtgtttcgagtcgattcgggttaaaaccgggatcccggtccaagttttaaaacgaattggttaagttatgaaatgggctcgattttacgtctaggaatgctttttaatatgttttggaatattttaaggaatttggtaaggttcgggtcaattttagaggtctagGGGTAAGACAGTAATTTTTGgatttctaggggcaaaatggtcatttttcacCCAGGGTGAGATTTTTGtactggcagcgccctgagcaaaaatttatgatattttaaatgtttatgcatcatttttatgattttttttaagaaattttgataaatacggtgcatgcttggttatAAGGAAAACGTTACGTATATggatgattttattaagtggtgaatatgatgaaatttttgaaggatgagaattggttgtgactgacgatgtatatgtatacgatgacatgagatatgatgagctgagtccaaggctcagttgacgggtaatgttgtcgttgatgtccccgccgcctggTACCGtagttatatgtagatggatcctgtaacgtcccgaaaatctgatggtccacatgaaccacatgcatgcgagttattaaattctttggtactttattaaattgttttaaagcataaaatgcatgtttattccatgaatttgtgtttaattatttttatgtattttaggcataattcatgcatgataggatttaatttatgatttattttaaagttcatgcattagggtttctagatgcatttcacgatcgaacgaggaacggagacccgagaattttcaggaaaattattttattacatgatttatttttataaattaatttaatgcgttttaagtggaattttcaaaaatgggaatttttggatattttgacccgtaggattttaatttttagcggTACgataattttatcgaatcggggaactttttaatggttcggctaatattttcaaaatctttcaaacacGAAATATTCTTCAGGAGTGcgtttggacttaatgggcctacttttaagcttgttggacttaaaagacttttaaaacttttaaatggTGAACTTTGGCCCATTATCTAATTGTTATCTATTTAATTATCTACCTAAACCTcatttaacctaaacctaatcctCCTATCAGCCGACACCACCCCTCCCCTCTCATTTTGTCTCGGTTTCCTCAAGAAAATCAGCAGCAACCTCTCGGCCATAGCTCATTCTTGCATCAAAGTTTCCCCGGCGTTCCCCGCTTCGAGTTTTCTTGCATTTATTGCATCAAGGCACGCATTGTTCTATTCTTTACGCATCATACACGTATTTCATTCTGATATAAgtgtttttacttttaaattctcGATCCAACCGTGAATGGGTAGGAATTTCGGTTTTGAGTTCATGACATGCATTTTTCATACTATCTCACGGTTTTGCTTATGTTGGTGCAAGGGGACTGTCATGGGATGAGTTGAGGTCTGGGATCATCGAGAAGGAGAGAAATATTAGGCTGGAAATGAGGCCACAGATCGTAGAGTAGGAGTGATCCACGATGGTCCACAATTTTTGGTTATGGGATCGTATTGGGTAGATCTGCGGGGTGGCATAGGCCAGCGTTGCAGGAGCCATAGCAAGCCATGGAATAGACCCTGAGGGGTCTGAACCACGGCCTGGAAAGACTCGGAAAGTGCTGAGACGAGCTAGCAAACAGATCGAACTAGGGGTGAGTGGTTAGCCGTGTAGGGTGCGAGAAACATTTTCCGAGCGGGTGAGCTGTGATTCGTGCATGGAGGAGTAGGCGTGGATTCTTTGGGTCCAGGGGAGTCTAGAGTAGCCAAGGTGTGATTGGTTGAGGGCTGTTTTCGGTGGGGGGAAGGATAACACGTGATTTAGAGGGGTGAGTAAAGGGGGTGAACGTGTCTTGTTGGGAGGGCCGAGGGTCCAGCGATTTAATGGGGGTCCAATCGTGAATTTAAGGGTCTGAGGTTAATGATTTAGGAgctttttaatgtttttaaggtgtgataaaaagttgggaaagttttggttaagtttcggttcgattcgggttaaaaccgggacctcgagctaagtttttaaacaaattgGGTAAGTTGtgattttggctcgagtttacatctaggaatgcttataaatatgttttgggatattttaaggagtttggtaagtttcggatcaaaataatgagttttggatttatccaggATTTAGTCGCCGCACGaaacattaattaaagaatttattgaaacgcctagatttaagcttagtaaaattatggaaaattatatttaagttcaaataattattagaagtctaaatttttaatttgggaattttatgttgaggtttggtttaattcgtgatttaaaacacattaatatgttatatttaaatatttatttaggaTTTATCGAtttaaaccaaataaaaatatggaaaaattcttctagacttaaataattatttgggacatgttagagtcaatggaattaagaaaatgtcaaaaacgtggaattttacgtctagaggcaaaacgataatttttgggtttccagaggcaaaatggtcatttttcacctgtggtgagattttagtcctagcaccgccctgagcacaaattcatgatattttaaatgttcatgcatcacgtttacgatttttacgctattataatgagtatggtgcatgcttggtttaaaggaattaagagagaaaaagtaagaaagtgaagagcactccgtctccaccgcgccgcgtcgttatttcgtttgttttctgtcaaaacaaatcaaggcatgtttatatcttctttcactcttcaatcaagccatataggtatttttaaatatcgcaagtacatgattttattgcaagaagatcgaaattgtttatatttaattatgttagttaattatattacgtgcaaatattcattttgagatttatgcgatattgcttgtggtcactttactatcatgcttaagtccggtcgccagttaccggcccggtcgccagttaccggtcagttcagttgtttcacccagtatactgtggcagtagtctgatcagacatacattattaagtccggtcgccagttaccggtcagttcagttcatctcAGTTCAGGGAACACTtgcatagaccataatctcaccagaaaattattacaagttatttcattacaaggctccaaggagcaaacattttcactatgatattttcagttcagttatgcacgtattataattacctttgaaatgatattctacgttacacctcattacaggatattttcacttgcatgcgactttattatttatttacttgttatttacgatatatgcatgctgagtctttagactcactagacttgattgttgtaggtactgatgatgtcgggaccgagggcggggatcagtgagccagctcgagtcggtagtagtgggacccgaggacctcacttttcagcatttattattgttatcgctcaaacattttacctaccgttggataaaatttttacagttatttttacaacattaaattcttccgctgctatttttaaacatgatacattatttaacagtttattttatgaactggatatttcatatagtttaaaagaaaatttttaatttttccgcaaattttcaagtaaggatttctaggcctttacagatccatcgatagagctaatacgatagagctgatacggaagtcacaactaatgaactgaattcaattaaacgaatatgtatacgtatatgatgacatgagatgTCATGATTTcacacgacacgtttatgttatgtttttaagttcatgaaagatatgttgagtatgataatTTTCACTGCAGTGTGccacgtatatgtacttgttattcctcgtacaggtgtgttgagtctttagactcactaggcgtgtgtgatgcaggtgagcttgatgCTGAGGAAAatggaggtgctgaactctgagtagACAGCCTtggtgcggtgacacgacccgaggaccacatgttTTTCCATACTTGATTTATGAGTTTTTGGAGAGgatttaaacatttttatacgttgatgatattacgatttttattcatttatgtTTGCGTTGGATTTTTGATGACGTTGGTTACTTTAAACTGCgctatttttattgtcaaataaaTACGACTtctttaaatgttattttgtaaaTGCGAGCTTTTGAACTGCCATCCTTCTTTTTAACAAAAagaactggtgcgccccaaggagaattATAGGGCtaatgaaacccttatctaacagaTCCCGAATCTGATCCTTGAGCTCCTTCATCTCTGCAGGCGCTAATCGGTAGGGTGCTTTAGATATCGGTGCTGTCCCAGGCATGAGCTCAAGAGAGAAgtccacctctctatctggtggaatgcctgaaacatcGTCATGGAACACACTGGAGAACTCATTGACTACATCCACGTCCTCCAGCCTCTGACTGACTGGCTCTGTCACTGATACGATGCTGGCTAAAACGCCTAGCAGCCTCTcctcataagcttcctcgcacacaagCAAGAAATGACGTGCGGCATCTGCTGATGTCTAGCTGCCTCAAAAATAAACGGATTCCCATTGGGCGGTCTGAAAGACACTGACCTCTGTCAAAATTCTGTGACTAAACCATGAGAAGATAGCCAGTCCATGCCCAAGATGAAGTCGAACTTCTACAACGGTAGCACTGTCAAATCTGCTTGCACCGTATACTTCTTaaccgaagctccaatctcttcacTATGTGGGAAGTGAACATCTGATCTCCGGATGGGATGAATACTCTAAACCCTGAATCCATCACTACTAgtatgattcctagtcgcttGACGAAAGATTAGGATATAAACGAATACGTAGCCCCGGAATCTAGTAGAGCATGCGTGGCTACACCTGCAATATATATCCTCCCTGTGACAAAACAATACCATCAAATCTAATAGTGTTGAACTTAAGGAATTTCTTATCAGCAATTAGCCCAAAATCTTCAAAAAATCACTGAATTAACCCAAACATTGTatcaaaaaattcgaaattgatCCTCAGAAAAATCGGAAATTGCAATTTAACCCCTTAACGTTCAAAAAATGGCACccaaaaatttcgatttttattaatcaagtCCTCAACTTATCGGTTATTATGGTTGGGTCCCTAAAAttctcaaatcaaacaattAAATTCTTCATCCCAAATAGGTAGAGCATACATCCTAATTCCTTCTAAGTTATAAATCCCGAAATTTAATCCTCATGCAAGCataaaatccatgcaattttgcaacaattaaaatcttaaacaaaaaGGTTACCTGTAATCAGTGTCGAGTCTGGCTCTGCCTCggcctcctcggcatgcatcacGTAAGCTTGACCAGTAATGGGGCCCTGGATCCAAGGGCAATCCACTGCTTTATTGCCATTCTGTCCACCAATGAAGCATTTAAAGGTCCCCCACATGTACTTGCCGAAGTGGAACCTGCTGCACTGAGGGCATGGCTGCCAATCGTCTGTCTTAGGCACCCCTGGCGCCTGAGGTGGTCTCTGCTGCTGCTGTGGCCTTCTAAACTGCCGTTGGGGCCTCTGCTGCCCCTGTTGCCTCGGTGACCCAGTAAACTGCTTTTTCTGCGGTTGGGAACTGGACTGAGCCTGATGCCGCTTCCTTTGCATCTCATGGTCTATATCCCGCAGAGCCTGCTCCGCTTGAAAAGCGCAGGCGATGGCTTGATCATAACCTACCGACCTCATCGGCATGACGTCCCAGCGAAGAGTGGGTCTCAGTCCATCTAAGAAATGCCTTAGCTTCTGGGCGGCATCTCTTGATATCAtgggcacaaaatggcagcccctGTCAAACTTGCGGTTAAACTCCGCCACCGTTAAGTCCCCCTGccggagactcatgaactccTTCATCAGGCGGCCCATGACGTCAGCCGGAAAATACTTCCCGAAGAACATCTCTCTGAATCTGGCCCAAGTGAGAGTAGTCACATCCACTGTATGTGCAGATCCCTCACACCAAAGGGACGCGTCATCCCTCAGCATATA of the Primulina huaijiensis isolate GDHJ02 chromosome 1, ASM1229523v2, whole genome shotgun sequence genome contains:
- the LOC140971279 gene encoding uncharacterized protein, which translates into the protein MPPKRAPRTDRQDNIPGGGRGPPPPPPGDPATRVRERIARLMEQAQLHQQVPRQQTDVFEQFCRLNPKEFGSTTDRFVAEGWIRSLELHFEYLQIRDGDRARCAIYMLRDDASLWCEGSAHTVDVTTLTWARFREMFFGKYFPADVMGRLMKEFMSLRQGDLTVAEFNRKFDRGCHFVPMISRDAAQKLRHFLDGLRPTLRWDVMPMRSVGYDQAIACAFQAEQALRDIDHEMQRKRHQAQSSSQPQKKQFTGSPRQQGQQRPQRQFRRPQQQQRPPQAPGVPKTDDWQPCPQCSRFHFGKYMWGTFKCFIGGQNGNKAVDCPWIQGPITGQAYVMHAEEAEAEPDSTLITDAARHFLLVCEEAYEERLLGVLASIVSVTEPVSQRLEDVDVVNEFSSVFHDDVSGIPPDREVDFSLELMPGTAPISKAPYRLAPAEMKELKDQIRDLLDKGFISPIILLGAHQFFLLKRRMAVQKLAFTK